A stretch of DNA from Apis cerana isolate GH-2021 linkage group LG8, AcerK_1.0, whole genome shotgun sequence:
TCgtcttttatctaaaaaaataaaaaatattatcattataattaaaattaaaatcttagaagaaaaattaacctTTTTTGCCATATGTGTAACTTCGAAAACTGTACGATTCATCGCATCCGCGATTTTATCCCATCTTTCTGATGTACCACtaggatatttttttacgagttttattaattctaatatatcatCATCAGTCCATAATCCCCCAGAAGGAGTAGGTTTctgataaatatgatttgtttgatcttttttgaataattctttgaCATCATTACCACTTCTTTCTTGTGGAGTAAAACCAGTTCTACGTTTTCTTGTGCGAGATGTAAATTCTGGTTCTAATTGTTCATTCTCTTGTAttctaaaatcatataaaaattctaaacatatccaatgagaaaaaaatatttaataaaaaaaaaatagatttcatataaaataaacatttcacTCAcaatgtttcttcttcttcctgttTTTTTCTACGTTTTCTTTCCTCTAATACACCATACATTACACGCACAATATCAGGTATAGATAATGTGAAAGCTATTATCCATCTTGGAAATTGGAATGGAAGAGTATTCCAAATAGTTGGTGTaggaattttttccaaaatatctgCTAAATCGGGTACATccatttttccctttttattctttttttgcattttttgaaGTTTACTGCCTAAAACTTGTTcctaaaacattaattaatattaattaataataatattaattaataatagtttaattaattaataaagaaacttaatttttatcacttttaataattgttttacatacatatgtatatcttttttcaaaataagcaGCCCATGCGACTACATATTGTCCAATCGTaatgagtaaaaataaaattattcctaaTTCTAAAAGTCCCATTTTCCGCACATgacgataataatatacagCTGATCGCCAATTTGGTAATCCATTAATAAGCACATTGTCGTATCTCTGACGTTTTCCTGGATCtttcaatatatcatatacagCAACTaactgaaaatgaaatttattatttctatggaatttgttttatgattatgataatatatgacTTACTTTTCTAAATTGCTGCTCTGCATCTTCTGCAGAATTTTTATCTGGATGTAATTGTAACGATAATCGTCTAAaagcttttttaatttctgaagCATTAGCAAcctaaaaatttgattcatcagtcattcttttttatacagaaattaattagataaataaaagcaatcagaaaagaaaaaacctgCGGAACACCaagaatttcgtaaaaattttggtTAACTTCTTCGACAACATCAAATACTTCCAATTCATCATTATCCCAAGCATTTATAATtccatatatattgaaaaaatataaaattcgaaaaattagtaGTAATGACactctcattttttttatatgctaagtatatacattcatatccgtttagaaaattttgctttttgaTTTAAACACGTTCGTTGCTAAAACGCTATACTATGATCATTTCACccaaattaaatcaatcttctataaaacaaattgaaatatgttaaaCTTCTAAGTGCCACATCGCAAATTCAAATGAGGTTAGATTCAGAAAACGTAGGCCGTGTGTATTAAACGCGTTaatgatatagaaaaaatagaatttatacttGTGTTAGTATATCTGTTGCACTGAATTAAAGCACTATTTTCAAATCGcgatatgaattttatgatcACTGATCTAATTTATCGACTAAGAATTATCATCTACAAGAAATTTactctaatattttaaattattagattgatcatttaataaaaatttcatgttaaaattaaattatatataatttattttacgtagCTTTGTGCAATTCtttcaattgttaaatataaaatttatattaatttaattagataaagatatatatatatataaaatatttatataatatataatttattaaatttttttagagaaagattatttcatatgattattttatttatcaatccaaatgatcaaaattaaatttaaaaagtacacGATTACGATTCGTAAGAGACTGTATTTTCGATATAGCaaatataatgttacaaatatGATACACAGATGACTCCACCAATTTTGGTTATTCAAGGCGCGGCGCACAGTGTGCTTTTGCATTCGCATGTATCACCGTCCAAgctattcgatcgaaaaatgtgTCTTCCGCTATATTTAAGTGCGATTACACGCACTGTTTTTACAAGCTTTCGCCTATAGGAAGTACAAGGTTAACTGTTGAATCGCGTAAGCGTAATTCGGACCGGTAATTGGAAAATTCCATGGACTCGTGGGTCAACTAAACGGAAACCGCATCGTTAATTCTCTGGCCACAGATGGTCATCGTGGCGAACTCATCCGATTTCCATTGATTGTATTTATAGTGTCCTCCAGTTTATTTTTGCATGCGGTTCCTTTGAGAAAAAGATGCGCCTATCCGCTGGCTGACAGCTTTTCTCGCATTGTAAGTCCCTTTAATCAtaggattataaaattaggaaaatttttgaaaaaagaaatcaaaagaaaaagaaagaagaaaaagatgattGACGACTATAGTAAGGTCTTATTTGCATGTGTTTGGTCTGACGTGATGTGTGGGTGTGCAAGtctatttaatacatttcgtTTAACGTGCAATTCGATTGCTAGCCTCTTTATTtcgtttgtattataaattcataatcgtGTATGTCGTTCATGTCGTCGTTGTCAATTATACCGACAAATGCGAATTTTTATAAGGGATTCGTTAGACGCGTTATGATACAAcaaaaatgaatcgaataaatacataattagaCTGTGCCATGAAGATGTTATTCTTAGCATGAAAACGTAACGTTAGAACTACGAAAGACCATTTTTACCTGTGctagattcttttttatatttctatttcaaatatatctttatatgttATCCATGTCAAcctataacttttaaaaaagtacgaagtttctttcatatttacagttaaaatattttaattttccgttattaatattcattaattcttgataaaatgataattttccatttgtgtcattatacatataaagtatttttgttgcataatgtataattatcagCAATTTAGAATGCAATTAAGCTGTATTGTAATGgttgaaatattatcataatgtaTCACAAacaagtttttatataatttatcacaaataagtttttatataatgttttaacaTTAATGCTTTATGTCTAGTTAAGTtgcaaacattatttttttatttgtataatccAGTTATCATGCCTATATTAATCATGCTTTAAATCATGCTCACATTTTTAGCTCTACCATATTGTCCCTATGTCCTTTAGTATGGTGGTTTCTCTTCTTATACGGTGAAGGAGCCGGATCTGCCTAGCTCAAGTCCTGGATAcaagcaaaatataaatattataacattgaatacaaaatgGAATCTGCTATAGCTGGACGTAGGCGGACAACCGCAAGACATTCAGCAGAAGATCAAGCTCTTGATCAGATAGCTAAAGAGGTATGAcctgattattttataagaatgtaGTAAAATGGagttgacaaaaaaaaaaaatattaaaactaaattttatataatttacaaatatttattaatttacaaataattataaattttatataatttacaaattgtatGTTACCTTAACAAGAacgaaaatatgttaatatgtgTTGCTATAAGTGTGCTTGACCTTCAGTATTTACATGTGTGCATGGCTATAATAGGTGgggatttatatcttttttgatAAGTTTATCTTTAAAAGAGAATGTGtaaaggaaattattaaataggtGAGAAATAGGTGTGTATATTGtatttcacaattattaatctatagttaatatttatcttttgattgaaattaaatataaagtaagtATTTGTTGATTGATATTCTAGCatgttattttcatataaagtctaataatattatttatctaatacaTTTATGACAGTGCTTGTATATCATGTGTCAatgtgttaataataaattgaatgtaaaaCTATGTTTTTGGTAACAGGATGGATTTTCCATACATACTTTCAGGCAGAAGCTAGATTAGCTGCTAGAAGACAGGCAAGAGCAGAAGCTAGAGAAATACGAATGCGAGAATTAGAAAGACAACAGAAAGAGGCAGAGGAGAATGCAGATAGAGTATATGATATGTGTTCaggtatttctttaaaaaattaatactaaaaaaaattttgtaatgtaataaaatatttcatttctaatttttcagcTGATGTGAATAGAACAATGAGAGTAACTCCTGATTCTGTAAGAACGTCACGACTTCTTacgaattctaataattttcaatccagTCGTAGATCTTCCGAAGATTCACTGGAAGATGCTGGCCTAAGCAGAGATCTTAgggtatttatatttttttcttttctcacaATATAAATGACAATTAAAacaaactatatatttattcaaatatataaatattccttcgaatttttattttgcagttagaattaaaagaatttgaagaaaaatttagaaaagcaATGATAGCTAATGCTCAGTTAGACAATGAAAAATCTTCATATGCTTATCAAGTCGATCTGTTGAAAGATAAATTGGAGGAATTGGAAGAAACAGTTGCACAACTTCGTAGGGAGCTTAGAGAAAAGAATCGGGAATCCGAACAATTGAAAAGACTTAGTCAAACATTGAAAGATGAATTAGATGTATGCCATGCACAACTAGTAGAAAGAGATACGCTTATACAAGTAAGTAAAcagaaaattcatattaataaatatattatattcattttatttttataattgataaaaataaataataattaataaataataaaaatataaaattattttaggaaaATGGTCTAGTTATTATTGATGATGAAGGAAGtgaaaatgaagataatgATATAGAGAATGGCTCACGTCCTAGACGAAGAGTACTAGTCAGTACAGAAGCAGCAGAGTTATTGCAAAATGCTGGAAAAGGTTCATTAggtacataattataaaaaataaatcattcttttcaaagaaaaaaatatattagcataataatatgtatatatttcgtaataaattatagatgtCCGACTGAGAAAATTTGCttccgaaaaaaaagaattgcaagACGAGATACGACATCTAAGATTGGAGTTAGAAGAAACAAGAAATCGTATTAGGTCCGAAAGATCGCCTGGTTCAGTATTAGGTTCGTAttcttaagatatattattatcaataaaaattttcttatattttaaatataataacataatatttaatattttaaaattaatataatattttttttaggctGTTTATCAGATTCTGAAGATGTGCAACGAGAAGCAAACAAGCTTTTAgcagattataaatttaaactccAAAAAGCTGAACAAGATATGTCTACTTTACAAGCTACTGTAGCCAGGCTAGAAAGTCAAGTAATACGTTATAAGTCGGCAGCAGAAGCATCTGAAAAAGCAGAAGATgaattaaaagttgaaaagagaaaattacaaAGAGAAGtaagaaattctattcaatatttttaaatattctcattgaataaaataaacgagaaatttttgttataggtTAGAGAGACTCAAGGGCGTGTAGAAGAATTGGAAACGGCAAATTCTCATTTACAAAGGCGATTAGACAAacttaaaaatgcaaaatctGCTCTGTTAAAAGAACTTTGACGAGACGATTTCTTGGGATCTGTACAATGAGTCTGCCATTTCGATTCACTGAGAACCGTGTGCCTCATAACACGAGATACTACTTAACGCATTGCATAATTTATGCGAACGGAACACGTACATATAGTGATCGTTACGcggattttatgattttaattgatttttatttgtacaatattgCATACAAGTATGACATTCCAAAATGGCCACTATTGTACAATggttttttggaattttatacttgaattaattatatactaaaCTGCTGTGAAAAGAAATCGCTGTTTTATATTCAacacattcttttctttcattaatttttttctttttttttcttttttggtacTAACATTATCttgcaaattttaaagaaaaaaaaggaaaaggaaaaaagaaaaagaaataacagcCTTTTCGATGCATTTGAAAcaccgaatatttttttcgtgaattttATAACAGTTATGGAGTCGattcgtaatatattatttgaagggAAAAATATTCTG
This window harbors:
- the LOC108001673 gene encoding dnaJ homolog subfamily C member 1: MRVSLLLIFRILYFFNIYGIINAWDNDELEVFDVVEEVNQNFYEILGVPQVANASEIKKAFRRLSLQLHPDKNSAEDAEQQFRKLVAVYDILKDPGKRQRYDNVLINGLPNWRSAVYYYRHVRKMGLLELGIILFLLITIGQYVVAWAAYFEKRYTYEQVLGSKLQKMQKKNKKGKMDVPDLADILEKIPTPTIWNTLPFQFPRWIIAFTLSIPDIVRVMYGVLEERKRRKKQEEEETLIQENEQLEPEFTSRTRKRRTGFTPQERSGNDVKELFKKDQTNHIYQKPTPSGGLWTDDDILELIKLVKKYPSGTSERWDKIADAMNRTVFEVTHMAKKIKDEGLKPGTSVEETVIEERSKKTKTRAEIVDNISEWSQEQQRALEAALIKYPKGTSTDRWEKIANCVEGKNKDECQARYRQLVELVKKKQYIQ
- the LOC108001675 gene encoding leucine-rich repeat flightless-interacting protein 2 isoform X2, with the translated sequence MRELERQQKEAEENADRVYDMCSADVNRTMRVTPDSVRTSRLLTNSNNFQSSRRSSEDSLEDAGLSRDLRLELKEFEEKFRKAMIANAQLDNEKSSYAYQVDLLKDKLEELEETVAQLRRELREKNRESEQLKRLSQTLKDELDVCHAQLVERDTLIQENGLVIIDDEGSENEDNDIENGSRPRRRVLVSTEAAELLQNAGKGSLDVRLRKFASEKKELQDEIRHLRLELEETRNRIRSERSPGSVLGCLSDSEDVQREANKLLADYKFKLQKAEQDMSTLQATVARLESQVIRYKSAAEASEKAEDELKVEKRKLQREVRETQGRVEELETANSHLQRRLDKLKNAKSALLKEL
- the LOC108001675 gene encoding leucine-rich repeat flightless-interacting protein 2 isoform X1, producing MESAIAGRRRTTARHSAEDQALDQIAKEAEARLAARRQARAEAREIRMRELERQQKEAEENADRVYDMCSADVNRTMRVTPDSVRTSRLLTNSNNFQSSRRSSEDSLEDAGLSRDLRLELKEFEEKFRKAMIANAQLDNEKSSYAYQVDLLKDKLEELEETVAQLRRELREKNRESEQLKRLSQTLKDELDVCHAQLVERDTLIQENGLVIIDDEGSENEDNDIENGSRPRRRVLVSTEAAELLQNAGKGSLDVRLRKFASEKKELQDEIRHLRLELEETRNRIRSERSPGSVLGCLSDSEDVQREANKLLADYKFKLQKAEQDMSTLQATVARLESQVIRYKSAAEASEKAEDELKVEKRKLQREVRETQGRVEELETANSHLQRRLDKLKNAKSALLKEL